GGGAATGGTCGAATCGGGCGATCCTTGTGCGAGCCAGACCATTGACGACGTCGTCTATGGCCAGAAGGAGTGAGGCATACGTCGACACGTCGGCGCTGATCGCGTTGGCCGATCGCTCGGACACATTCCACCCGCTCTTCCGCAGGCTCTTCTCGAATCCTCCCGCCCTAGTGACGACGCCGCTCGTCGTGGCCGAAGGGCACGGCTGGTTCCTGAGACGCTTTGACCGTTACAAGGCGTTGCAATTCCTAGCAAGACTCGAGTCGATGACGCCGCTCGCGATTCTCGATATCGGCCGGAAAGACGTGTCTTCGGCCATGATCTTCCAGCGGCGCTTCTCTGATCAGGATTTGACCCTGGCCGATGCGATGGGCCTCCACGTGATGGAGTCGCGTCGCAACCAGGTCTGCTGGTCAACCGATCGCGACATGAGGCTGACCGGCGTTCCCCTGATCATCGATCGGGCGTAGGGCGCCGGGCACCTTCGTCAAGCCGCGCGAGGCGAACGATCGGCCTGATCGGTTCACCAGGACGATGACGACCGGTACGGTCGGCGGAGGTCCATTCTCACCCGCACCAGCCGCGGCCAGTAAAGATCCGGCCGGCCGGCCAGCTTCGCCGGCTCGGTGTTCGTGTTGTAAGTGAGGACTATCTCCCGGCCGTGATCGCGATCCAGTTCCACGTGCTGCTTGGCGCCATAGCACGACATGCCCGGGTCGCCGGCCGGCTGGCAGGGCGCCACGGTCTGCGCCTCGCTCCACGGCCCCCAGGGCACGGCCGCCGTGCGCATGCGAATCTCGCGGCCCAGCGGCGGGATGTAGACCATGAGGAACTCGCGCAGGTGCGGGTTCCAGCGCACGCTCATCTCCGGACCCGACTCCGGCAACTTGGCGGCCCTGGTCGCTTCCGGCGTCCAGTCGCCACCCGCCCAGTATGCGTAGCCGGCCGGCCGGCCCAACTGGTCCGGACGGACTCGCGCCAGAAAGGTCGCGGCCCCTCCGGCGAACACGTACAGCGCCCCCTTCCAGACCATCGCACTCGTGCCATACGTCGGCGCCTGGCCGTCCCACAGCGGAGTTGCCGCGGTTGCCCGCCAGTCGCGCCCCAGCCGCGTCACGCCCGTGCCCACGACCGAAAAGGCCAAGAGTCCACTCCCGCCTGTCGGCTCGATTTCGACGTAGTAGAGCCAGAAGGCCCTTCCGATGCGGACGACATCCAGCGGCCACCGCCGGCGCGTGGCGCCAGACGCGCCCAGGATCGGCGCCGCGGGGACCCACCGGGCGCCCGGAAAGCCAGATCGCCATTCGCCGTCTCGCACCAGCGCCGCCGAGTTGGCCGGCATCGCCGCCAGACTGCGCGATCCGTCGGGCGTCCAGCCTCCCATGAGGGTGTCGCCGAAAACCCAGAGCGTCCGCCCGCCCCCGACCGGCACCGAGTACGCCGCGTCGACCCCGAGGACCTCCCCCGGGAGCCCGGGAATCCGACCGGCCGCTTCGTGAAACACCGGCCCGAGATCCGTGGCGACCTGGGTCGGCGCCGCAGCCGGCAAACCCGAAGCGGCCAGCCAGGCGGCGGCCAGGAGTCCCGATGCAACGCGCATTCCCCATTATGGCGGCCAAGGTTGGCACCCGGCGAAGGGATCCACCGTTCCCCGCCGGTAACTCGAGCGCGAGGCACTTGCCGAACCATGCCATACCCTGGCAGGCAACCGCCCGGCTCGCGGCGCGACCTCCTGGCGCCGGGGGTGCGACGATTGCCCTTTCGGTAGTCGACGACAGGTGAAATCCTCTGGCATCATGCGCCGGGACCAGACGCAAACGATGGCACGAAGCGGCAAGTAGGATGACGCACGATCCGCTGTCCGCGGTGGTCCGGGCGCACAGCGCCGGCTGGCTGCCCGATGACCAGGTCGCGGTCGGTTTTTCCGGCGGGCCCGACTCCTGCGCCCTGCTGCATGCCATGGTCGCGGCGGGTGTCGGCGGCCTGCTAGGCGTGCATGTCGATCACGGGATGCGGCCGGAATCGGCCGGCGACGCGGCCGCGGCTGCGGCCCTCGCGGCGGCCTGGGGCGTGCCGTGTCAGGTCGTCCGACTGGCGACCGCCCCGCGCAACGAGACCGAGGCGCGAGAGGGCCGGCACGCGGCCCTGGCGGCGGCCGGCCGGCGGATCGTCGCTCTGGGGCATACCGCCGACGACCAGGTGGAGACCTTGCTGCTGCGTATCGCCCGCGGGACCGGTATCGCGGGCCTGCGGGGCATGAGCGCCTTCGAGCCCGGGCCGGCCGGCGCGGC
The sequence above is a segment of the Candidatus Tanganyikabacteria bacterium genome. Coding sequences within it:
- a CDS encoding type II toxin-antitoxin system VapC family toxin — protein: MARRSEAYVDTSALIALADRSDTFHPLFRRLFSNPPALVTTPLVVAEGHGWFLRRFDRYKALQFLARLESMTPLAILDIGRKDVSSAMIFQRRFSDQDLTLADAMGLHVMESRRNQVCWSTDRDMRLTGVPLIIDRA
- a CDS encoding DUF4185 domain-containing protein; its protein translation is MRVASGLLAAAWLAASGLPAAAPTQVATDLGPVFHEAAGRIPGLPGEVLGVDAAYSVPVGGGRTLWVFGDTLMGGWTPDGSRSLAAMPANSAALVRDGEWRSGFPGARWVPAAPILGASGATRRRWPLDVVRIGRAFWLYYVEIEPTGGSGLLAFSVVGTGVTRLGRDWRATAATPLWDGQAPTYGTSAMVWKGALYVFAGGAATFLARVRPDQLGRPAGYAYWAGGDWTPEATRAAKLPESGPEMSVRWNPHLREFLMVYIPPLGREIRMRTAAVPWGPWSEAQTVAPCQPAGDPGMSCYGAKQHVELDRDHGREIVLTYNTNTEPAKLAGRPDLYWPRLVRVRMDLRRPYRSSSSW
- the tilS gene encoding tRNA lysidine(34) synthetase TilS → MTHDPLSAVVRAHSAGWLPDDQVAVGFSGGPDSCALLHAMVAAGVGGLLGVHVDHGMRPESAGDAAAAAALAAAWGVPCQVVRLATAPRNETEAREGRHAALAAAGRRIVALGHTADDQVETLLLRIARGTGIAGLRGMSAFEPGPAGAAIVRPLLELPRDAIMAYLDRHGIVPLEDPTNADPTFADRNLVRHGAVPALRQVNPRLAEAVGRLAELAREDDDALGAWAARELAGLLGAGAGTAEAGTEAGPTRGGGGAGEPGSEAGPARGSGGAGEPGSEAGP